The following proteins are co-located in the Haliotis asinina isolate JCU_RB_2024 chromosome 13, JCU_Hal_asi_v2, whole genome shotgun sequence genome:
- the LOC137260494 gene encoding putative mediator of RNA polymerase II transcription subunit 26: protein MDLLSRLCFICLIFTLTTGSVLSMMYGGGCRTSVCTMSCPMGYKRDMNGCKLCQCRTSSGSQSSGFQKADYRPVILIPVVCKKQSCTTTCSNGYERDDKGCETCTCKSSTGTNGKIILGTSGNMGMMNNMGNMGVMNSMGGWGNMGMMNNMGSWGNMGNMGMMNNMGMMNNLKKRKRKTNNFGNMGMMNNMGNMGMMNNMGGWGNTGNMGLMNNMGGWGNMGNMGMMNNMGGMSQCPMLSCFKKCSMGYKTDFRGCRICQCRSSFNSGMGFNSGFGFNSGFSSFTMNSGSSFLSVPCPMGIPKVRCYRAPCLNAKCFKYPMATCVESYCGGCHAAFYLNKKRVYC from the exons ATGGACTTACTTAGCCGGTTATGTTTTATTTGCCTTATTTTCACGCTGACAACAG GTTCTGTGTTGTCCATGATGTATGGAGGAGGCTGTAGGACGTCCGTTTGCACGATGTCGTGTCCCATGGGGTACAAGAGGGACATGAACGGATGCAAGTTGTGTCAGTGCAGGACAAGCAGTGGTT CTCAATCATCAGGTTTCCAGAAAGCTGATTATAGACCTGTTATTC TAATACCAGTTGTTTGCAAAAAGCAGAGTTGCACAACCACGTGCTCTAACGGCTATGAGAGAGACGATAAAGGCTGTGAGACCTGCACGTGTAAATCAT caaCGGGAACAAATGGGAAAATAATTCTTGGAACTTCGGGAAATATGGGAATGATGAATAACATGGGGAACATGGGCGTGATGAACAGTATGGGAGGCTGGGGGAACATGGGGATGATGAACAATATGGGAAGCTGGGGAAATATGGGAAACATGGGGATGATGAATAACATGGGCATGATGAACAACCTGAAGAAAAGAAAGAGAAAAACGAACA ATTTTGGGAACATGGGAATGATGAATAACATGGGGAACATGGGGATGATGAATAATATGGGAGGCTGGGGAAACACTGGGAACATGGGGTTGATGAATAATATGGGTGGTTGGGGAAATATGGGAAACATGGGAATGATGAATAATATGGGGGGAATGTCCCAGTGCCCCATGCTGTCGTGTTTCAAGAAGTGTTCTATGGGATATAAGACCGATTTCCGAGGATGTCGAATCTGCCAGTGCAGATCCAGCTTCAACTCAGGAATGGGATTCAACTCAGGATTTGGCTTCAATTCAGGGTTTTCAAGTTTTACGATGAACTCTGGATCAAGCTTCT TGTCTGTGCCATGTCCAATGGGTATCCCGAAGGTCCGATGCTACAGGGCCCCATGTCTTAACGCTAAATGTTTCAAATACCCCATGGCGACATGTGT GGAGAGCTATTGTGGAGGCTGCCATGCTGCTTTCTACCTCAACAAGAAGAGGGTGTACTGCTAG
- the LOC137260053 gene encoding uncharacterized protein isoform X2 → MAACRIALLIGFAWAIALQVDGQAVHYSERKASRQPVPYNSVFHAETGSSHGSPSHEPTVITLPPSDPTPTRQPVPYGSSRTDSNAFPDEKPHRQPVPRTDTKLKQPQRGTYHQGNHTYATSVGYEARFNEGRPSRQPVPSPESINNTPDTKTRFVHAHNQIFKTPQSPSAPLWKKAQETPWQPGIGGYQPYYFNFNSKPNTHLNWNPVMDFAHHYQVKHQRYNPRYGNGNPLSNWVLSGRRASTSYNMYGQMVPTDSYKGNTYEGHLNPFGIVDHNGPCRRLCTMYCSLGYDVNVKGCPTCSCQRPATSFTCPRRYCNQHCPYGSEKDLFGCSLCTCKSFNGMLIDYIRSLPYDPGILLSE, encoded by the exons ATGGCTGCCTGCAGGATCGCTTTGCTAATTGGATTTGCATGGGCCATCG CGCTGCAAGTCGATGGTCAGGCAGTCCATTATTCTGAAAGGAAAGCGTCGAGGCAGCCAGTCCCTTACAACTCGGTTTTTCATGCTGAGACAGGATCCAGCCACGGTTCTCCCAGCCATGAACCTACGGTCATCACCCTTCCTCCATCAGATCCAACGCCAACGAGACAGCCTGTGCCATACGGCTCTTCACGAACAGATTCAAATGCCTTCCCTGATGAGAAGCCGCATCGTCAACCGGTGCCAAGAACTGACACAAAGCTGAAACAACCACAAAGAGGGACCTATCATCAGGGAAATCATACATACGCCACAAGCGTGGGATATGAGGCACGATTCAACGAAGGGAGACCATCACGGCAACCCGTGCCCTCACCTGAAAGCATAAACAACACACCAGACACAAAAACACGATTTGTACACGCCCACAACCAAATCTTCAAAACACCTCAATCGCCATCAGCACCATTATGGAAGAAAGCCCAAGAGACGCCATGGCAACCAGGAATTGGGGGCTATCAACCATACTATTTCAACTTCAATTCCAAGCCAAATACCCATCTCAACTGGAATCCAGTAATGGACTTTGCTCATCACTACCAAGTGAAACATCAGAGGTACAACCCTCGCTACGGAAATGGAAACCCATTGAGCAATTGGGTTCTCTCTGGAAGACGGGCCAGTACCAGCTACAACATGTATGGACAGATGGTTCCAACAGACAGCTACAAGGGAAATACCTACGAAGGACATCTAAATCCATTCGGCATTGTTGACCACAACGGTCCTTGTCGAAGGCTATGCACGATGTATTGCTCCTTGGGTTACGACGTGAATGTCAAGGGGTGCCCTACATGCAGCTGTCAGCGCCCAG CAACGTCGTTTACCTGTCCTCGTCGCTATTGTAATCAGCATTGCCCCTACGGCTCGGAGAAGGATCTCTTCGGCTGCAGCTTATGCACATGCAAGTCATTTAATG GGATGCTGATTGATTACATCCGGAGCCTTCCTTATGACCCAGGAATCCTGCTGTCCGAATAG
- the LOC137260053 gene encoding uncharacterized protein isoform X1 — MAACRIALLIGFAWAIALQVDGQAVHYSERKASRQPVPYNSVFHAETGSSHGSPSHEPTVITLPPSDPTPTRQPVPYGSSRTDSNAFPDEKPHRQPVPRTDTKLKQPQRGTYHQGNHTYATSVGYEARFNEGRPSRQPVPSPESINNTPDTKTRFVHAHNQIFKTPQSPSAPLWKKAQETPWQPGIGGYQPYYFNFNSKPNTHLNWNPVMDFAHHYQVKHQRYNPRYGNGNPLSNWVLSGRRASTSYNMYGQMVPTDSYKGNTYEGHLNPFGIVDHNGPCRRLCTMYCSLGYDVNVKGCPTCSCQRPGFGHQRYFGDAD, encoded by the exons ATGGCTGCCTGCAGGATCGCTTTGCTAATTGGATTTGCATGGGCCATCG CGCTGCAAGTCGATGGTCAGGCAGTCCATTATTCTGAAAGGAAAGCGTCGAGGCAGCCAGTCCCTTACAACTCGGTTTTTCATGCTGAGACAGGATCCAGCCACGGTTCTCCCAGCCATGAACCTACGGTCATCACCCTTCCTCCATCAGATCCAACGCCAACGAGACAGCCTGTGCCATACGGCTCTTCACGAACAGATTCAAATGCCTTCCCTGATGAGAAGCCGCATCGTCAACCGGTGCCAAGAACTGACACAAAGCTGAAACAACCACAAAGAGGGACCTATCATCAGGGAAATCATACATACGCCACAAGCGTGGGATATGAGGCACGATTCAACGAAGGGAGACCATCACGGCAACCCGTGCCCTCACCTGAAAGCATAAACAACACACCAGACACAAAAACACGATTTGTACACGCCCACAACCAAATCTTCAAAACACCTCAATCGCCATCAGCACCATTATGGAAGAAAGCCCAAGAGACGCCATGGCAACCAGGAATTGGGGGCTATCAACCATACTATTTCAACTTCAATTCCAAGCCAAATACCCATCTCAACTGGAATCCAGTAATGGACTTTGCTCATCACTACCAAGTGAAACATCAGAGGTACAACCCTCGCTACGGAAATGGAAACCCATTGAGCAATTGGGTTCTCTCTGGAAGACGGGCCAGTACCAGCTACAACATGTATGGACAGATGGTTCCAACAGACAGCTACAAGGGAAATACCTACGAAGGACATCTAAATCCATTCGGCATTGTTGACCACAACGGTCCTTGTCGAAGGCTATGCACGATGTATTGCTCCTTGGGTTACGACGTGAATGTCAAGGGGTGCCCTACATGCAGCTGTCAGCGCCCAG GTTTCGGACATCAGAGGTATTTTGG GGATGCTGATTGA